A stretch of Perognathus longimembris pacificus isolate PPM17 chromosome 1, ASM2315922v1, whole genome shotgun sequence DNA encodes these proteins:
- the Coq4 gene encoding ubiquinone biosynthesis protein COQ4 homolog, mitochondrial, whose translation MATLLRRALRSLGRSRGGPGPATDAPVRASSYGAGLLYPDHIPTSPLQKALLAAGSAGMALYNPYRHDMVAVLGETTGCRTLKVLRDQMRRNPEGAQILQERPRISLSSLDLGRLRSLPEGSLGREYLRFLDVNRVSPDTRAPTRFVDDEELAYVIQRYREVHDMLHTLLGMPTNILGEIVVKWFEAVQTGLPMCILGALFGPVRLSAQSLQVLMSELIPWAVENGRRSPCFLNLYYERRWEQSLQALREELGITAPPLQVQQQA comes from the exons ATGGCGACGCTGCTGCGCCGGGCCCTGCGTTCCCTGGGCCGGTCCCGGGGTGGTCCTGGGCCAGCTACAG ATGCGCCCGTCCGGGCCTCCAGCTATGGCGCCGGCCTGTTGTACCCAGACCACATCCCCACCTCTCCGTTGCAGAAGGCGCTGCTGGCCGCGGGCTCGGCGGGAATGGCGCTCTACAACCCTTATCGCCACG ACATGGTTGCAGTTCTAGGGGAAACTACAGGATGCCGTACCCTGAAGGTTCTCAGGGACCAGATGAGGAGGAATCCAGAGGGTGCTCAGATCCTACA GGAACGTCCCCGGATCTCACTGTCTTCTCTCGACCTGGGCAGGCTCCGGAGCCTGCCTGAAGGCTCCCTTGGCCGCGAATATCTCCGGTTCTTGGATGTGAAC AGGGTCTCCCCAGACACCCGAGCACCCACCCGCTTTGTGGATGACGAGGAGCTGGCTTATGTGATCCAGCGGTACCGGGAGGTGCATGACATGCTCCACACGCTGCTGGGCATGCCCACCAACATCCTAG GGGAGATCGTGGTGAAATGGTTTGAGGCTGTGCAGACAGGCTTGCCCATGTGCATCTTGGGAGCCCTCTTTGGACCGGTCCGCCTCAGTGCTCA GAGCCTGCAAGTACTGATGTCGGAGCTGATCCCATGGGCCGTTGAGAATGGACGGAGGTCCCCCTGCTTCCTCAACCTGTACTACGAGCGGCGTTGGGAGCAGTCCCTGCAGGCCCTGCGGGAGGAGCTGGGCATCACAGCACCTCCCTTGCAGGTACAGCAACAGGCCTAG